In Silene latifolia isolate original U9 population chromosome 3, ASM4854445v1, whole genome shotgun sequence, a single window of DNA contains:
- the LOC141649635 gene encoding uncharacterized protein LOC141649635, giving the protein MRNQSGGSYRGASSGGGASRVTCFGCGKLGHKRWECRISGGNQSGGFRTPTSEFSGSRTAGSGYNNYRTPNSGYGGGARSGASNSYQGSYNNYQNRSQQNQLSGGGNFQRSQNEGNKQPNTASSSQSGAKSSGTLFAMGKEAAKEDAHVVTGTFLVNSKPTFVLFDSGATHSFISREHVRTLNLTAYDRVVDSVIVPSGESVPCDRIYTRVPIQIGEVVFYCDLMEFPLGGFEVILGMDWLGKYKAFIDCYQKKISLRGPKGVRVTYKGYMVKPKVKFISVNTLKSSLRKGDQLILCQMWDRESEAPRISEIPVVRDFEGVFPEEIPGLPPKRDVDFSIDLKPGAGPISKPPYRMGPKEMEELKKQLDELAEKGYIRPSVSPWGAPVLFVKKKDGSLRLCVDYRELNNVTIKNRYPLPRIDDLFDQLSRAGVFSKIDLRSGYHQLRIKNEDIPKTAFRTRYGHYDPYLDKFVVVFIDDILVYSKNEEEHEEHLRIVLRTRRIAWKANVVADALSWKSIHALISARSRVRMLGELRKMGIYMIRRGETIGDMTVEPELYEEIRELQKEDARIQKWRNAVEQAGGEPYSKFSVHTDGSLRFGHRWCVPANEGLKKKILTEAHATPYSVHPGGDKLYKDLKKTFWWPNMKKEVAEFVSRCLTCQRVKGEHKRPQGKVQPLDVPEWKWESISMDFIVGLPRTQRDTWSKAELAKAYVQYVVKLHGVPKDIVSNIDSRSPVCWDDRSDAVVLGPEMIQEMVEQLRRYLSDPSHVLSPEVIEVDEQLSYLETPKEILDRKVRKTRNGETALVKVLWTNHNVEEATWETEVSMRESYPHLFT; this is encoded by the exons ATGAGGAATCAAAGCGGAGGCAGTTACAGAGGTGCTAGTAGTGGAGGTGGTGCGTCCAGAGTTACTTGTTTTGGCTGTGGGAAGTTAGGGCACAAGAGATGGGAGTGCCGAATTTCTGGGGGAAACCAATCTGGGGGTTTCCGGACACCTACATCTGAGTTCAGTGGATCTCGAACAGCAGGATCAGGGTACAACAACTACCGTACTCCTAACAGTGGCTATGGAGGAGGTGCCCGATCTGGGGCAAGTAACAGTTAtcaaggaagctacaacaactaccaGAACCGTAGTCAGCAAAATCAGCTCAGTGGGGGTGGTAACTTCCAGAGAAGTCAGAACGAAGGGAACAAGCAACCCAATACCGCTTCATCGAGTCAGTCTGGAGCTAAGTCCAGTGGCACGCTCTTTGCCATGGGAAAGGAAGCAGCAAAGGAGGATGCCCATGTCGtgactggtacatttcttgtCAATTCTAAACCCACATTCGTGTTATTTGATTCTGGTGCCACACATTCATTCATATCTAGGGAGCATGTTAGAACCTTGAACCTTACTGCATATGATAGAGTGGTCGATTCTGTTATAGTACCCTCGGGGGAGTCTGTGCCTTGTGATAGAATCTATACTAGAGTACCTATTCAGATTGGGGAGGTTGTCTTTTACTGTGACCTTATGGAGTTTCCATTGGGTGGTTTCGAGGTGATtctagggatggattggttgggaaagtacaaagctttcATTGACTGTTACCAAAAGAAGATATCACTAaggggacctaagggagtcaGAGTAACCTATAAGGGATacatggtcaaacccaaagtcaaatttATTTCGGTGAACACCCTAAAATCGAGTCTGAGGAAGGGAGATCAGTTGATCTTGTGTCAGATGTGGGATAGAGAGTCTGAGGCCCCTAGGATTTCTGAGATACCTGTGGTGAGAGACTTCGAGGGGGTATTCCCGGAAGAGATTCCTGGGCTACCACCTAAGCGTGACGTTgacttttccattgatctaaAGCCGGGAGCTGGACCTATTTCTAAGCCACCATACCGTATGGGACCGAaagagatggaagaattgaagaAGCAATTGGATGAATTGGCTGAGAAGGGTTATATTCGACccagtgtttcaccttggggagcacctgtCCTATTTGTTAAGAAAAAGGATGGAAGTTTGAGGCTGTGTGTGGATTACCGAGAGTTGAATAATGTGActatcaagaaccgttatccattgccaaggatcgatgatcTATTTGACCAACTGAGTAGAGCTGGAGTGTTCtcgaagattgatctgaggtcgggttatcaccaacTGAGGATAAAGaacgaggatattcctaagactgcattCAGAACTAGATATggacactatga TCCTTatctggacaagttcgtggttgtattCATCGATGATATATTGGTTTACTCTAAGAATGAGGaagagcacgaggagcatctgaggatagtGTTGAGAACTCGCAGAATCGCTT ggaaagcgaaTGTCGTAGCCGATGCTTTGAGTTGGAAGTCTATCCATGCCCTGATCAGTGCCAGATCCAGGGTGAGGATGCTTGGTGAGCTAAGGAAGATGGGAATTTACATGATCCGACGAGGTGAGACCATTGGAGATATGACAGTTGAGCCGGAGTTGTACGAAGAGATTCGAGAGCTTCAGAAAGAGGATGCTAGAATTCAGAAATGGCGAAATGCAGTGGAGCAGGCAGGTGGGGAACCTTACTCTAAGTTCAGTGTTCATacagatgggagcttgaggtttggACACAGGTGGTGTGTGCCAGCTAATGAGGGACTGAAGAAGAAAATTCTTACTGAGGCCCATGCTACTCCTTATTCCGTTCATCCTGGAGGGGATAAGTTATACAAGGATCtcaagaagactttctggtggcctaatatgaagaaagAGGTTGCGGAGTTTGtgtctcgatgtttgacatgccagagggtGAAAGGTGAACACAAGAGACCGCAAGGGAAAGTTCAGCCGTTAGatgtgccagagtggaagtgggagagtatttccatggacttcattgtcgGGTTACCTCGGACACAgagag atacttggagtaaggctgAGCTGGCTAAGGCTTATGTTCAGTACGTAGTAAAGTTGCATGGCGtgcctaaagatatcgtttccaACATAGATTCCAG gagtcctgtgtgttgggatgatcgatcTGACGCTGTCGTTTTGGGGCCAGAGATGattcaggagatggttgaacag TTGCGGCGGTACTTGAGCGATCCATCGCATGTGTTGAGTCCGGAGGTGATCGAAGTAGATGAGCAGTTGTCCTATCTGGAGACACCTAAGGAGATTCTGGACAGGAAAGTGAGAAAGACCAGAAATGGAGAGACAGCCTTGGTGAAAGTCTTGTGGACTAACCAcaatgttgaggaagctacatgggagactGAAGTTTCCATGAGGGAAAGCTATCCACACCTGTTTACTTga